Part of the Cryptococcus neoformans var. grubii H99 chromosome 2, complete sequence genome is shown below.
AGGATGAGGTCTTGAATGgggtgaagaggatttGTTGACGAAAAACACAATcggaaagaagacagaGCAAGGCAAGAAATCGACGGGGGGATCGCGGGCGCGTCATCAGTAATTGAAATGTTGACAAAATTGAATCCCCTTACCACGGGCGCCATAGTATCTGTACATCATATTCATGCCGTGTGCTCCGTCATTTGCTACATCGTTCCACTAAGAACAATGCAGATATTTAATACTGCACATGGGAGTCGAAATGATAGAACGTCCATGATTGCCTCTTACAACCACTGCGGTTAAAATGAACATTTTCTAGAATAAAATACACCATGCTTTTCCCTGATTTTGACAAGTTATTCCCTCTCCCACTTATCCCATTTGCCCGCCCTGAGCCATAGTTCTTTAAGCTCTACAATGGcgtctttctcctccataaTATTCTTTCCTTTTAGAAGTTCTATCCTTTTGCGAGACCATGCCTTCAGAGCTGACCGGTTGACAGCCTCCTGTTTTATTCGTGTAAATTGCCCTTCGCTCAAGGCTCTAGGATCCCCTGACGCATGCCGAACTATGAGATGTATGACTTCTCCAGGAAGATCGAGAAGCCTGAAGGGGTTGTATGCGGAGGTTCCGGAAGAGATGTCGGAGATCACCCGCTGCGCCGTCGCTTCATtggatggaggaagggcaTTGAGAATAATCCGTGCAGGGCTTATTGCTCGGGATGCAGCCGTTCTGACGCGTCTAGTCAAAATCCGGTTGCGATCTAACAGGGCCGGAAGTCTTCGGTGCACTTGATATTCAAGTtgctctccttctttctggTTCGCTGTCACCAGTCCGGGGAGCTCACGGACATCTCCATCGTCTACTCGAGCCTCGGAGTGGTGATTGGCAAGTAACCCAACCATCATTAAAGATCGGTTGTCCTCTTCAACTGCATCCACGATTTGGGTGACACCTGTCCCACCTAGCTGATTACCATTCAAAAGTAAGCACTCAAGGCTTCTAGACCGAGGTGATCTTATGAATTCAGCGATAGCAGGGGCCGCTTCGGGAGTCAAACCGCAAGCTGCGAGATGCAGTTCCCGAAGATGTGGGGAGTTAAGGTTGCGCAGGAACCTTTGCAGTCCGTCTGAATCTAGTAACGAATTATTTGTTAAGCTGATCATCTCGACATGAGACATGTTGAGGGATAAGGCGATGGATTCGACACTTTCCAGCAAGCGCACATCATTGCCTTGGAGGTACACTTGACGTAACAAACCATCCTTTTTGGCGTATGATAAAATTCCATCCAACGCCTCATCATCGACGCCTGTAGCTGCCAAGTTGACTTCATGAAGACCCCATATCCCCATTCCTACCTCAGGGGCTGAGTGTTTGGATCTCAAAGCAGAAAGACCTTTGAAGAGAATAAGAGCCCCTGAAGAGCCGAGGGGGTTGTGGGACACATTTAGACGGTGAATCTGACGGGTGATTTGTGGGAGAATCCTGAAAGCTACAACTGAGAGTCAACATCACCCTCATTACCAGTAGAACCGGATGCATCATAACATCTATAATACTTaccgccttcttcgccgaCGAAGCCATGATCCGGGAGATAGACGAGGTCTGTATTTGAACGCAGAACGACTGCCATAGCTCAATCCGAATGATATGTCGATAGGTCGAATGTGTTCCCCGGTCACGCGTCGTCAAGTGGGCTAGGATGAACAAAATGAGAAAAGAATGCAATAAATATAAAGCTTGAATACTGCCACAACAAAGTTGCAACTGCAGATCATGGAACAGACGGACCGTACGGAACAAAGATCATCACAGCAGATGTATAAGAGATTTCACTGATGACGTCATGATGTACCGCACTGCCAGCGAAACAAATATACTTCTTGGTCAATCAATaacttccatcatcatttgctTGCGCGGCGAGTGATAAAATATAATAACAACTTTCCGTAAATAGAGCACAGTCACAAAGAGACAGCAGTAGTAGTAGAGTGTTTAAGCTACAGCATCATACTACTTGCCATGTCCCTTGGTCTGTATATTGTCTGGTCGATACTTGCCTTCGTTTATTCAGTATTGGCCATTTTGCTTTATCTTATCTTTTTACAACCTTCAAAGACCTCGAGAGCGCCATATCGACCCAACAATGCCAAATGTTCCTTGGGCGTTTTTCTAGGGTCTGGTGAGCATTCAGATAGATTTTAAAAATTAGATCATTAATGAGCAATTGCCTACAGGCGGTCATACTAGTGAGATGAAGACTTTGCTATCGACATTGGATTATGAAAGATACCAGCCTAGAACGTACATCTACTGCCATGGTGATGATCTATCGTTGAGAGCGGTCTCAGACATTGAGTCGAGCAAGGGAGGTTTGATATCATCCAAAGTAAGCTTCAGATCAACGCTCAAAGTCTGAGCCAAGATTGTAACTGACTGATTATTGAAAGGCGTACTATTTATTAAGCCTCCCACGGGCTCGTCGTGTAGGCCAACCACTATTATCAACAATGTTTTCAGTTTTGAAGACACTCTACATTGCAACTCTAAAGCTCTTTCTAATCCCTCTATTGAAAAACCCACGACGGCCATTCGTTGACCTTCTGATCGTCAATGGTCCAGGTACATGTGTTGTTTTAGTCCTAGTATCATATATTCGTCGGGTGCGTGTTCCGTTCTAACGCTCCTATAAGGCCTATAACTGAAAAATCGCCCATTTGATAGATACTAGGTTTAGAGTATACTCGTATCATTTACGTAGAATCATTCGCTAGGGTTAAAAGCCTGTCCTTAAgtgggaagatgatcagACCGCTTGTAGATCGTTTTTTAGTCCAATGGCCCGATGCTAATGACGGCGATAATGTCATATACAAGGGGCTTTTAGTGTGATTAGTATAATGCATATACTCTATAATATTCAGATCGTCGACAAGAGATTTACAACAATTACTTTACTCTACACTGTCGTCAGTATCTCATCTAGAATCTTGCCCACTCCTCTGCCCCTGCTTTTTTTCATACCTCCAGAAGCTGACCCTTTCATCAACCACATGATTTGCTCCCGATCCTGCCGCTTCCGGACTCTATGGGTCATGCAAACCTTCCACACGCCCTGAACATTAGATGGCGTTGCGTACCAAtcctccagctcttcctctcctcgacCACAGTCCCCCCCCAAATCATTTATATCAGGCTCCTCCCCCGCAAGTACATTCCATGTATGTACTCCACCTACACCACCTCCCGTCCCCCGTCGGTCCTTCATTGCCCGCGCTCGGCCATCTTGTTCTTCCTGTAGCCGTATCTCGAACCCATCGGGAAGAGCAAAATCTCCAACTAAGAGGCGATGAGCTCTAACGTATTCTGGGAAAGCTCTGACTGCTCGTTGGGTGATGGCAGAATGGAGGCTAGGGTGGCATGTTATAGCTGAAAAGAGATTCGATATGTGGATTGCAAGAGGCGGATGTATATGGGTGTATGGAAGGAGTAATGACAATGTTACCAGATACTGAGAAACAGTTTGTCAATAAAAGTTCTAAGTCGACCCTCTTTACCTACAGACTGAGGTATAATAGCTCCCAAATCAATATTACTCGGCGGCAAGCTAATCTCTGAAGATTGGATGCTTGTGACGCACATAAAGTGGTCAATCTAGGTCATCCACTGAGCGTTCAAACACTATCATGAAAATGTGGGAAATGACATACAACCCACCATGGCACATCTGCACCATTTCGTCTGATCCAAATTACTATGGGATTGAAATCACACAACCTCaccacctcatcctcaagtGTACCGTTCCCTTGGCCGGCATGAATTTCTATCCTTTTTTTAGTCAAGTACTCGCACAGCTTCATTTGAACTGTGCTCGCAGTGCTTTCTAGACCTGTCAATACTAAGACTTGTGGGATTATGATGCAATCCTTGTCCAAATGATGGTAAATATCCCTTTTGTTTTCCATGTTTGAATAGAGATCATGCTTTGGCCTTTTGGTAGACTCAGGTGCATGGGTTGAAAATTGAGAAATGCAGGCGGAGCTTGATCGAAATAGTTTCCATGGTAACTCTTCGGTGTACGTAGAGCTGCTGAGGGACAGATGGCCGACGGACAAACCGAAGATAGACTCCATCATCTAAGTGAGGAGATGATATGAGCTCTGATCAGCCTCAAGCCTATCTTATCCGCTGGGGTGCTACATACTGCTCGTACCACTCCCACAATCTTATCATTCTTATAGTCATCGATGTCAATGATTAGGCCCCCATTCTTCGCTATGAGGGTCAAAAGGATTGTGGAGAAAAGCGAAGGGTTGACAGCCCAATCCTTGAGGGCTGGATGATCAAGAACATGGCGAAATAGGAGGGCGCTGAAGCCAGGGCTTCCTGGAGCGGGAAGCGACATCTTGACCAGTTTTGACAGCTTTATACTGTTCGGCGACTACTGAGCACCATGACGAGGATTAGGTTGCGGAGAGGCTAATGGGCGATAGAAGAAATGTGCCAACTGTAGAGGTTTTGATGAGTTACTGATCAGAGAAGTTGCTGGCGGAAATTGCTTTACTTGCTTCATGCGGCATGGGACATTGTTGACGACGGTCGGTAGTAACTACTGCTGATGCTGCATGCTGCTGCGGTGACTTTGCGGCGACTTCCGCCTGTTACTCTCATTCATTAATATCTAACCACCACCTTTCTTGCTTGCTTGCTAGCCTTTGTGCAGCTGTCGTCGACATCGTCATGGACACCCATCAATGGAGGACGGATTATTATTGGGTACGCGATACTGTCCTCTACAAGCAGTCCATCAATTTGCCGAGCCCTCTCATCCACTAAGCTATTATGCTTTTGGATACATGCCTCGAAGAGACTACTGGTTATGTGACACTACAAATTAACGGAACATCTGCCATCATTACAACTCTTCACTAAATCTCGTGGTAATCATTGTCTTTGCTTCCCCGGTCATCAGACTGTTGGCCGTACACATTACGATTGCTAAACCCATTGTAAGCAAGTATGGTCCCAATAAATCATTTACATAATGAAACAACTCACGACTGTCGAAGCTGCTCTTCAGTCTCGTCCTCTTTCCTATATCCTGGAGTGCTGTAGCCGGTCTTGTACCCCTCGCGaccatcatccccatcgTACACTCCCCCAGGATTCAAATGGTTAAGGTGGTCGGTACCCATCTGATTCTGCCTTGAAAAAGCGCCACCTTGGGCATTTCTGCCGTAACCACCACTGGCAGTAGCTACAACATTTATCAATGACTGCATCTATATACAACCAAAGGCCATTTGCGCAAGATATCTAATCAAGTGCGCTTGTACGCACTATCATCATTATCCATTCCCTCATATGGGCTGTCTTTCTGTCCCTGTTTACCCCCCTGAAGAGGCTGGCCTTGAGCATCCTTGGCCAAGCCTCCACCAAAGCCACTACCGGTGACTGCGCCGTACTGGCCTTGTTGGCCAAATTGACCAGGAGCTCCTTGATTACCCTGGATATCCTTAGTGGGCCCATTGTCTTGCTGGGTGTTTGAGTCTCCACCACCTGTGTCCATGGGTGAGTATATGAGGTAGGAAAGGCATGCCAAGTACAGCGCACGTAC
Proteins encoded:
- a CDS encoding UDP-N-acetylglucosamine transferase subunit ALG14, with the translated sequence MSLGLYIVWSILAFVYSVLAILLYLIFLQPSKTSRAPYRPNNAKCSLGVFLGSGGHTSEMKTLLSTLDYERYQPRTYIYCHGDDLSLRAVSDIESSKGGLISSKAYYLLSLPRARRVGQPLLSTMFSVLKTLYIATLKLFLIPLLKNPRRPFVDLLIVNGPGTCVVLVLVSYIRRILGLEYTRIIYVESFARVKSLSLSGKMIRPLVDRFLVQWPDANDGDNVIYKGLLV